The window TGAATGGATGCGCGGTTGGATGATGGCTGTCAGCCTTTTTCCTGATGGCACTTTTAATAAGATGGAGCCATTTGCCTCTAGCATCGATCTCAACAACTTAAGTGATATGGAAATGGGTCCCGATGGACGTATCTACCTGCTGGAATACGGTACTGCCTGGTTCCGTAAGAATGATGACTCAGGCTTGAGCTACATTGCATTTAACCCTGGCAACCGCCCACCGGTTGTAGGAAACATTAAAGCAGATCATGTTTCAGGAAAACTTCCCCTGACTGTTAATCTGGCTGTAGAGGCTTCAGATCCTGATGGAGATGATATCAAGTACCTGTGGCACATGGGCAATTCGGTGGTTGAAACAACAGAACCTGCTTTAGCTTATGAATACACGAAACCGGGAGAGTTTGAAGTGGTGGTGGAAGTGCAAGACCGAAATAAGGCCAAAGCCCTAAGTGATGAATTGGTCATTGCGGCTGGAAATGAACGACCTGAAGTACAGGTGAAGATTACCGGTGGTAATTCCAGCTTCTTTGCCAAAGGTGTACCGATTTCTTATGAAGTTACGGTAACTGATGGTGATGGCACAGTGGATCCTGAAGATATCTATGTATCAGTCGATTATATGGAAAGCCTTGACGAGGCAGAGTTGGCTACTGGCCATCAGCAAATTGCAGCCTCGCAATTGGGAGAAGCAGCGATTCAGACATTGGATTGTGTAGGCTGCCATAAAGAAGCAGAAGCCTCAATTGGGCCTTCCTATACCGATATTGCCCGGCGTTATAAAAGGATGCGGGGAGCCACGGCTTATATCTCCAGAAAAATTGTCGGCGGTGGTAGTGGCGAATGGGGGGAAGTGACTATGCCTGCACACCCCAACCTAACCAAAGCGGAAGTAGGGCAGATTGTGGCCTACATTCAGTCATTGGCCGAGGAAGATGCGGTAAAGAAATCACTTCCAATAGCAGGGACTTTACGTCCTGATCCAAGTGAAGGAGATCAGGTCATGATCATTTCGGCAAGCTACACGGATAAAGGGAAGAGAGGCATCGCGCCATTAACGGGAAGCGGATCTTACTTGTTCAAAAGCAATTCAGTTCCTTTTTCAGAGGATACCGAGCGACAAAATATGCAGCATGTTGCCTTCGACGGTCGGGACTTATTGTTGTTGCCTGAAGGAGAAGCCTGGTTTGGAATGGAGAATATTGATATGAATCAGGTGAAGATGGTTGGTGTAATTGTCGGGTGGCAGGATGCTCCACTTTCCGGAATCTCCTTTGAACTCAGACAAGGTGCCATTGATGGGCCGATAGTTGGGTCAGGAACAATGAATAAGCCTGCTGCTGGTTCTCCGGGTGGAATGGTGCCGATTATCTTGAATCAGCGATTTGATGGGGTAGTAGATAAGCTCTATTTTGTACATCGACCTAATGAAAATTCAAGAGGACCGAATCCTGTGGCTTTGGTCAATGTCCTGTTTCAATTGTAATCCGAGAATGATGAATAGACTTTTTTTAACAATCTTATTGGTAGCCTTTTTCGGTTCGATGACCATGGGACAAAACTTTGAAGTTTACGATTATATCAATTTTGATAAATACGAATCCTCCAATGAAGAGCTGAGACAATCAGATAGCAAATCCGAGGTGATATTTATGGGCAATTCCATCACGGAAGGCTGGAGTGCTCACAGTCCGGAATTCATGTCATCCAATGGCTATATCAATCGGGGGATCAGTGGTCAGACAACCGATCAGATGTTGCTGAGGTTTCGGAAAGATGTATTGGATCATCAACCTAAGGTGGTGGTTATTTTAGCGGGCACCAATGATCTGGCGCAGAACTCGGGACCTGTTCCACTTTGGCATACCATGAACAACATCAAATCGATGGCCGAACTGGCAATGGCGAATCACGTCAAAGTGATCCTATGCTCCGTCTTACCTGCAAAAGCTTTTCCATGGAGACCTGGTGTTGAATCAATTCCAATGATACAATCTTTGAATCAGATGATCAGTGACTTTGCTAAAGAGAAGGGTATGGTCTACGTAGATTATTACAGCGCGATGCAAGATGGTAATGGCGGACTTAAAGTTCCGGAGTACACCACTGCA of the Cytophagales bacterium genome contains:
- a CDS encoding GDSL-type esterase/lipase family protein, producing MMNRLFLTILLVAFFGSMTMGQNFEVYDYINFDKYESSNEELRQSDSKSEVIFMGNSITEGWSAHSPEFMSSNGYINRGISGQTTDQMLLRFRKDVLDHQPKVVVILAGTNDLAQNSGPVPLWHTMNNIKSMAELAMANHVKVILCSVLPAKAFPWRPGVESIPMIQSLNQMISDFAKEKGMVYVDYYSAMQDGNGGLKVPEYTTAQDLVHPNAAGYEVMESLVKPAIDKALR